The genome window CGAGCAGGGTCGCGGCGGCACCGGTGACCGGGGCGGTCCGGCTGGCCGGGGCGGGCGCCCAGTCGGTGAGACCGACGAGGTAGTTGGGGCCGCCGGCCTTGGTGCCCGCGCCGACCGCGGACCTCTTCCAGCCGCCGAACGGCTGACGGCGCACGACGGCACCGACCGTGGTCCGGTTGATGTAGGCGTTGCCCGCCTCGACGGCGTCGATCCACGTCGCGAGCTCGTCGCGCTCGAGCGAGTGCAGGCCGGCGGTGAGGCCGAAGTCCGTCTGGTTCTGGATCTCGATCGCCTCGGTGAGGCTCTCGGCCTCGATCAGGCCGAGCACCGGCCCGAAGTACTCGGTGAGGTGGTACTCCGAGCCGCGTCGGACGCCGGTCTTCACACCGGGCGACCAGAGCCGACCCTCCTCGTCGAGCTGCCGCGGCTCGACCAGCCACGACTCGCCCTCATCCAGCGCGGTGAGCGCCTTCTTCAGCTTGCCGGAGGCCGGCTCGATGATCGGGCCGACCTGCGTGGTCGCGTCCGACGGGAGACCGACCTTGAGCGACGTGACGGCGTCGACCAGCTGGTGCCGGAACCGGTCCGACGTCGCGACCGAGCCGACGAGGATGCCGAGCGAGGCGGCCGAGCACTTCTGGCCCGCGTGGCCGAAGGCAGACTGGACGAGGTCCTTCACGGCCAGGTCGAGGTCGGCGTTGGGCGTGATGATGATCGAGTTCTTGCCCGAGGTCTCGGCGAGCAGCGGCAGGTCGGGCCGGAACTCGCGGAAGAGCGCGGCGGTCTCGAAGGCACCGGTGAGGATCAGCCGATCCACCACGGGCGAGGCGACGAGCGCGCGGCCGACCTCGTTCTCCGGCATGTGCACGAGGTGAAGTACGTCCTTCGGTACGCCGGCGGCCCAGAGTGCCTCGACGAGCACGGACCCGCAGCGGGCTGCCTGGGGTGCCGGCTTGATGATCACGCTCGACCCGGCGGCCAGCGCGGCGGCCACACCGCCGGTCGGGATCGCGATCGGGAAGTTCCACGGGGGCACGACGAGGGTGAGCTTCACGGGCACGGCGCGTGCGCCGTCGACCGCATCGAGGCCCTCGGCGAGGTCGGCGTAGTAGTTGAGGAAGTCGATCGCCTCGGAGATCTCGGGGTCGCCCTGGTCGAGCGTCTTGCCGCACTCGGAGCCGGCGACCTCGAGCAGGTCGGCGCGACGCTTCTCGAACTCGATCGCGGCGAGGCGCAGGACCGCTGCGCGGTCGGCCCCGGACTTCGCGGCCCATGAGGCGGACGCCTCGGCCGCCTCGCTGATGATCTGCTCGACGCGGTCGACCGAGTCGACGGCGTACTCGCGGACGAGGTGCTCGCCCAGGGTCGAGGTGGCGATCCGGGCAATGATCTCTGCGCCCCACTCCCGGTTGCCCGGAAGTGACGGGTCGGTGTCGGGTGTGTTCTCGAAGCCGATCATCGGCTCGAGCTCGACGGGCTGGCGGCGGTCCTGGACACGGTGCGGCGCGGGGACGAAGCCGTCGACGTCGACCAGCGAGGCGAGGAAGCGCTGGCGCTCGCGACGGAAGAGCTCTGTGTCGTCGTGGATGTCGAAGACGGCGCTCATGAAGTTGTCCTGGCTCGCGCCCTCCTCGAGGCGGCGCACGAGGTAGGCGATGGCGACGTCGAAGTCCTTGGGGTGCACGACCGGGACATACAGGAGGAGGCCGACGCCGTTCTCCTGCAGGGTCTCGCGGACCGCCTCGGCCTGACCCTCGGCCATGCCGAGCAGCATCTCGAACTCGATGCCGTCACGGACGCCGCGGCGGCCGGCGAGGATCCAGGCGTAGGCGACGTCGAAGAGGTTGTGGCCGGCCACGCCGATCCGCACGTTCGCGGTGTGCTCGGGGGTGAGGGCGTAGTTGAGCACGTTCTTGTAGCTGGTGTCCGACTCCTGCTTGGAGCCCCAGGTGGCCAGCGGCCAGCCGTAGAGGGAGCTCTGGACCCGCTCCATCGGCAGGTTGGCGCCCTTGACCAGGCGAACCTTGATCGGCGCACCGCCGAGAGCGACGCGGGCCGCGGACCACTCCTGCAGCCGGATCATCGCGGCCATCGCGTCGGGGAGATAGGCCTGGAGCACGATGCCGGCCTCCAGGCCGAGCATCTCCTCGCGGTCGAGGATGCGCTGGAAGACCTCGATGGTGATGTCGAGGTCGTGGTACTCCTCCATGTCGAGGTTGATGAACTTCTGCCTGCCCTGGGCGGACTCGCCGGCGGCGTACCGGTAGAGCGGGAGGAGTCGCTCGGTGACGTGCGCGACGGCGTGGTCGTAGGACCAGGGCGAGTGCGGCGCCACCGGTGAGGAGACCTTGATCGACACGTAGTCGACGTCGGGGCGCTGGAGGAGTTTGACGGTGCCCTCGTAGCGGCGGTTGGCCTCGGCCTCACCGAGCACAGCCTCGCCGAGGAGGTTGATGTTGAGCTTGACCCCGTGGGCCTTGATCCGCTCGATCTGGCCGCCGAGATGTGCGTCGGTGGCGTCGATGAGCAGGTGGCCGACCATCTTCCGCAGCACCCTGCGTGCGACCGGGATGACGAACCACGGGGCGACCACGGAGAGCATCGCGCCGAGACGGAGCGCGAGCTTCTGGTACCACGGCAGGAAGCGCGGGGTGATCGCGACGAGCTCACGGAGCGCGGCCGCAGCGACGCCGAGGTCCTCGGGGCGGACCACGCGGTCGACGAAGCCGACGGTGAACTCCAGACCCTTGGGGTCCTTGAGGACCGCGGCGAGTCGCTTGGCAGACGGGTGGACCGGCTTCGTCGCGGCGACGGCCAGCCAGGCCCTCACCTGGGCCTCAACCTCGGCGGTGCACTCCGGGCCGAGGAGCGGAGTGGTGCCGGGCGCGGGGGTGCTCATACGTCGATGATCCGCCTCCAGACTCTTCAGTTCCAGCGATGTTTTCTGACGTCGATCATTCGGTTTCGCTAATCTGTTGCCGTGCTGGACGTACGCCGCCTGCGACTGCTCCGAGAGCTGTCGATCCACGGCACGCTCGCCGAGGTGGCGGAGGTGCTCCACCAGAGCCCCTCGTCGGTCTCGCAACAGCTCGCCCTGCTCGAGCGGGAGGCCGGGGTCGAGCTGCTGCGCAAGTCCGGCCGGCGGGTCGAGCTCACCCCGGCGGCGGAGCTGCTCGTCGACCATGCCGGGCAGATCCTCACCCTGCTCGAACAGGCCGAGGCCGCCGTGGCGGCGCTCGCCGACGAGGTCTCGGGCACCGTGCAGATCGCCGCCTTCCAGTCCGCGGCGCTCGCCTTCATGCCACAGCTCCTCACCCGACTCGCGACCGAACATCCCCGCCTCCGCGTGACGATGTCGCAGCGGCTGCCGGAGGAGGCGCTGCTCGAGGCCCGCTCCAACGAGGTCGATCTCGTGATCGCCCAGCAGTACCCGCACCACCCGGCACCGCTCCACGCCGAGCTCGACCGGGCACCGCTCACGACGGACCGGCTGCGCCTCGCGGTTCCGCCGCACGGCAGCCGATGGGAGGCCATCGACACGCTCGCGGACGCCGCCGGCGTCCCCTGGGTGATGGAGCCGCGCGGTGCTGCCTCCCGTCAGTGGACCGAGCATCTCTGCCGCGAGGCCGGGTTCGAGCCCGACGTACGGTTCGAGACCGACGACCTCGAGGCCCACATCGCGCTCGTCGAGACCGGCAACGCGGTGGTGGTGCTGCCGGACCTGATGTCGGTACGCCGACCACCGGCGGTGCGCTGGGTCGACCTGCCCGGAGATCCGCGGCGCGAGGTCTTCACGTCGACGCGTGCGGCGATCGCCGGTGCTCCCCCGATCGTCGCGTGCCGTCAGGCGCTCGCCGAGATCGTCCCTGCCGAGCTACCGAGCCTGCTCTGACCCTTCCAGCGTGAGCCCGTAGCTGCGAAGCCGCACGTCGATCATCGCCGACGTCGCCTCGACCAGGAGGTCGATCATGTGGGCGCGGTCGGGCACTTGTGCGCCCTGGTCGACCCACCGGCGTACGGCGGCGAAGATCGCGCCGACCAGGCCGTGGACCAGGGGGTCGGCGGTCGCCGCGTCAGCCTCGGTGACCACCGCACCGAGCGAGCGGAACCATGCGACGATCCCGACCGCCACCTGGTCGGCGATGGCGTCGAGGCCCGCCTGCAATGGTCCGTTCGTGGGATCGAGGACCGCGCGGCGGTGCAGCAGCGGGTGGTCGGCCGCCCAGCCGACGTACGTCTCGATGGCCCGTCGCCAGGCGTGGGAGGGCTCCCCCTCGAGCGTCAACTGCGGGAGGAGGTCGCTGGCCAGGTCCCGGAAGATCCGGCGCTGCACTGCGGCGTCGAGCGAGCCCTTGTCCGCGAAGTGCCGGTAGACGGCAGAACGCGCCAGACCTGCGCGGCGGCCGATCTCGACCAGTGACGGCGCCTCGGCGCCCTCCTCGATCAGCGCCAGCGCCGCCTGCACGATCCGCTCGCGCTGGGCCTCCCCATGGCCCTCCCAGCGGGTCGAGCGGCCGTCCATAGGACGGCACCCTAGTCCCGCGGGTGCGGCGCCGGCGGGCGAGGTCAGTCGCGTGCGCTGGCCGGCTCGGAGCGGAAGCGAGCAGCGCGTCCGTCGACACCCCAGAGCTTCCACACCGGCCGCGTGACCGCGTTGAGCACGCCGACCTGCTCACACAGCATGCGGACGTCTGCACAGACGTCGCGGCGGACCTTGTTCATATCAGCGTTGCGTCGCCCGAATACCTCGCGCATCACCTCGTCGGGGATGCCCATCATCTTCTGGTCGGCCTTGCTCGGTATGACGATCGCCCCGAAGCCGAGCCGGAGGACCAGCGGAACCATCAGGCCGAGCGCCATCTTGTTCACGATGTTCATGGAGGGGGTGTGGTGCTCGAGCCAGGCGTGCGCGAATCCGATGTGCCGCGCCTCCTCCGCCGCGTGGATCGCCATGAGCCGGTTGAGCAGCGGGTGGGTTCCGCCGGCGCGAAGGACGTCCTTCTGCAGGTGATCGATCGGCTCCTCACCGGCGAGGATGATCTGGAAGAAGAGCGTCGGCCACCAGCTGCCGAGCATCCCGATCAGCGGGATGGTGGTCATCAGCCACTGCGGCGCACCGCTCACCTCGGGACACGCCCGGTTGGTGAACTCCTGGAACATCTGGATGTGGTGTGTCTCCTCGGTGAGCTCGTGCATGAAGTAGCGGAACTCGGGATTTCCGTTCTCCAGCCCCATGAGGAACTGGGTTCCGCCGAGCAGCAGCAGCTGCTCGAACTGGGTCCCGGTCTTGGTCATCGCGACGAGGCGGTGGCGTCCGATCTGGACCTGGCGCTCCTTCGGGAGCGAGCGGTACCACGGGTGGCCACCGAGAGGGTCGACAGCCGGCAGGATCCAGCGCTCGTCATTCGGGTCCACGGCGAACTCCGGGTTGTCCCAGTCGATGTCCTTGAAGGCCTGGAAGTGGACCTCGACCGAGGCCTCGGAGAGGCGCTGGAGGGTCGCGTCGTACGCCTGGCGGCCCTGGGGTTCGTACGTCGTCGTCGACATGCCTTCGAGTATAGGCAGGACACCATGTCCCGCATACCCGAACGCTGCTGATCGGGCGGATCAGCCGAAGACGAGCTTCCCGTCCTCGTGGTAGTCGCCGGGCTGGAGGCGCCGCATGTCGATGAAGTAGTTCTGCTTCGCCTCGTACGGCCCGTGGTCGCCCTGCCGGGGCATCGACGGGGCGCCGCGGAGCAGATAGCCGGACTTCATGTCCATCAGCGGGCGGGCGCCCTTCACCTCCGGTTCGGCGACCCGGACGACGGTGTGGCCGTGCTTCTCCATGTCACCGAGCAGGCCGCTGACCCACTCGGAGACGAGGTCGGCCTTGAGCGTCCAGGAGGCGTTGATGTAGCCGATCGTCAGGGCGAAGTTCGGGATGTGGGTCAGCATCGCGCCGAGATAGGCCGTGGTCTCGCTCGGGTCGACCTCCTCACCGTCGACGGTCAGCTTCGCGCCGCCGAAGAGCTTGATGTTGAGCCCGGTCGCGCTGACGATGACGTCCGCCTCGAGGGTCTCGCCGCTCTCGAGCTCGATGCCCTTGGCGGTGAGGGTCTTGATGTGGTCGGTGACGATCGTCGCCCTGCCCTCGCGGATCGCCTTCCACAGGTCGCCGTCCGGCACGGCGCACAGGCGCTGGTCCCACGGGTTGTAGGGCGGCGTGAGGTGGTGGTCGACGAACTCGGTCGCCTCCTCCTTCGTGAAGCCCGGGCCGCCCTTGCGCGCGGTGAGCTGCGCGATCTGGTTGTCGCGGATGAGCTTCTTGGCAACCTTCGGGGCACGCTGGGCGAAGAGGTAGAGGCCGAGGGAGAGGCCGAGGTTCTCCCAGCGGATCGCCTCGTACGCCGTCTTCGCCCGCAGGTGCTTGAACGGGAGGAGCGCCTTGAACGGGATCGGCAGGCTCTTGAGCGCGGTGGCGGCCACGTCGTTGCCCGGCCGGCTGACGATGTACGACGGCGTCCGCTGCAGCATGGTCACCGACTCCGCCCCCGAGTTGGCCATGGCAGGGACGAGCGTGACCGCGGTCGCGCCGGAGCCGATGATGACGACCTTCTTGCCGGTGTAGTCCAGCTCCTCGGGCCAGAACTGCGGGTGGATGAACTCACCCTCGAAGTCCTCCCGACCGGGGAACTGCGGCTGGAAGCCCTGGTCGTAGTCGTAGTAGCCCGAGCAGGCCCAGAGGAAACGGCTGGTGATGGTCGTGTTCGCTCCGTCGACCTTCGCGGTCACGGTCCACAGCTCGGTGGTGGAGTCCCACGCCGCGTCCAGGACCTGGTGGCCGTAGCGGATCAGCCGATCGACACCGGTCTCCGCCGCGACGGTCGCGAGATACTCCTTGATCAGCGGGCCGTCGGCCAGCGTCTTGTCCGACTCCCACGGACGCCACCGAAAAGCGAACGTGAACATGTCCGAGTCCGACCGGATGCCGGGGTACTTGAACAGGTCCCAGGTGCCACCGAGCGAGTCGCGGCGCTCGAGGATCGCGACCGTCTTGCCGGGGTGGTCACGCAGTACCGCGGCTGCGGCATCGATGCCGGAGAGACCGGCACCCACGATGAGGACGTCGACGTCAGGCGTTGTCTGGGACATGTGTCACACGTTACTCGCCAGTAGCCACGGCTGCACCCGAGGCGATCAGATCCTCGGCATTCGAGACGCCCCAGGCCGCGAGGGCCTCGCGGGTGTGGGCGCCCGGCTGCGCCGCGGGCGGCAGGGTCAGCGTCGGGACGGTCCGGGAGAAGCGCGGCGCCGGAGCGGGTTGCAGGACGCCGTCGACGTCGACGTACGTGCCGCGGGCGGCCATGTGCGGGTGGTCGGCCGCCTCGATCGCAGTGACGACCGGGGCCACGCACGCGTCGGTGCCCTCGAAGAGGGAGGCCCACTCCGCCATGGTCTTCGTCCGGAACCCGTCCGTGAGGGCCGAGCGCATCTCGTCGTACCGCTCCATCTCGTACTGCTCGGGCAGCTCGATCCCCTCCTTGCGGAGGATCGCCGAGAGCTCGGCGAAGAACTTCCCCTCGAGCGCGCCGACCGCCATGTGCCGCCCGTCGGCGGTCTCGTAGAGGTCGTAGAACGGGATGCCCCCATTGAGCATCCCGGTCGCGCGATGGTCCGGATCGAGCCCGCCCATGGCCTTGAGCGTGTAAGTCATCGTCTGCAGGTGGGCGGTGCCGTCGACGATCGCGGCGTCCACGACCTGGCCCTGACCGGAGATGCGGGCCTCGAACAGGGCGGCGAGCACGCCGATCACCAGATAGGTGGAGCCACCGCCGTAGTCGCCGAGGAGGTTGGTCGGGAAGTGCGGCCGGGCGGGATCCTGGCCGAGGCCGAAGAGCGCCCCCGCGGTGGCGATGTAGGTGACGTCGTGACCCGCCGCCTGGGCGAGCGGGCCGTCCTGGCCCCACCCCGTCATCCGGCCGTAGACCAGGCGCGGGTTCCGCGCCCAGCAGTCGTCAGGACCGATGCCGAGCCGCTCGGTGACGCCGGGGCGGTTGCCCTCGATGAGGATGTCGGCCTGCTCGACGAGCGCGAGGACGGTCTCGATCGCGTCCGGGTTCTTGAGGTCGAGGGCGACGCTGGGACGGCCTCGGTTGGTGAGGTCGTGCGCACCACCGCCCAGGCCTCCACCGCCGGGGCGTTCGATCCGGATCACGTCGGCACCGAGGTCGGCGAGGATCGTGCAGGCGTGCGGGCCCGGCCCGATGCCTGCGATCTCGACGACCTTGACGCCCTTCAGCGGGCCCGTGCCCTGACCCAGTTCGATTCGCGCGACCATGCGCCCGATCCTGACAGAGCGGCTGTCAGGGTCAAGGGGAGACGGATGGGTTACTGACCGGTAACCTGCGACGGTGACCTCGCCCTACCCGCATCTCCTCGCTCCGCTCACCCTCGGCTCGGGCAGCGACGGCGTGACCCTCCGCAACCGCGTGGTCATGGGCTCGATGCACACCGGGCTCGAGGACCGACGCCTGGATCTGCCGAAGCTCGCCGCCTACTTCCGCGAGCGCGCGGCCGGCCAGACCGGACTGATCATCACGGGCGGCTATGCGCCCAACAAGCGCGGCTGGCTCAAGCCGTTCGCCTCCGAGATGACCTCCCGACTGCAGGCGATGCGGCACCGCCAGATCACCGGCGAGGTGCACGAGGAGGGCGGTGCGATCGCGCTGCAGGTGCTGCACGCGGGCCGCTACGGCTACTCGCCGTTCAGCGTCAGCGCCTCGGCCACCAAGTCACCGATCACGCCGTTCCGTCCCTCCGCCCTCTCGACCAAGGGCGTCGACCACACGGCCACCCACTTCGCCACGTCGGTCGCACTGGCGAAGAAGGCCGGCTACGACGCGGTCGAGATCATGGGCTCGGAGGGCTACCTGATCAACCAGTTCCTCGCCGAGCGGACCAACGAGCGCACCGACAGGTGGGGCGGGTCGGCGTACAACCGGATGCAGTTCCCGCTCGAGATCGTCCGCCGCGCGCGCGACCTGGTCGGCGAGGGCTACCCGATCATCTACCGCATCTCCCTGATCGACCTCGTCGAGAACGGCCAGACCTGGGACGAGACGATCGACCTCGCGCACGCGCTGGAGGAGGCAGGCGTCACCGTCTTCAACACCGGCATCGGCTGGCACGAGGCACGGGTCCCCACGATCCTCACGCAGGTGCCGCGCGCCGCCTGGACCGACCTGACGTCGCGCCTGCGCACCGAGGTCTCGGTGCCCGTGTGCGCGTCGAACCGGATCAACACCCCCGAGCTCGCCGAGGAGGTCCTCGCGTCCGGCGGCGCGGACCTGGTCTCGATGGCCCGCCCGCTGCTCGCCGACCCGGCCTTCGCACAGAAGGCCGCGCAGGGCCGCGCCGACGAGATCAACACGTGCATCGCCTGCAACCAGGCCTGCCTCGACCACGTCTTCTCGAACCGGAAGGCCTCCTGCCTGGTCAACCCCCGCGCGGCGCACGAGACCGTGCTCGTCCTCTCCCCTGTGCGCACCCAGCGCACCGTCGCCGTCGTCGGTGCCGGTCCCGCGGGCCTCGCCGCCGCCGTCAGCGCGGCCGAGCGCGGCCTGAAGGTGACCCTCTTCGAGCGCTCGGAGCACCTCGGAGGGCAGTTCCGCTACGCAATGGAGGTCCCCGGCAAGGAGGACTTCCGCGAGACGCTGCGCTACTACACGCGTCGACTCGAGGTGCTCGGCGTCTCCGTGCAGCTCACGACCTCGCCCACAGTGGCCGAGCTGACCCGCTTCGACGACGTCATCGTCGCCACCGGCGTCACCCCGCGCATCCCCGGCATCAAGGGCGAGGACAGTCCCGGCGTCGTGACGTACGCCGACGTGCTGGCCGGTCGCGTCACGCCGGGGCGTCGCGTCGCGGTCATCGGTGCCGGCGGCATCGGCGTCGACATCTCCGTCGCGCTCACCCACGAGCCGGAGTCGCTCGAGGAGTGGAAGGCGCACTGGGGCGTCGCGGATCCGGAGACCCACCGCGGTGGCCTCGGCGAGCGCACCCCGCGCGAGCCCGCGCGCCAGGTGACCCTGCTCCAGCGGAAGACGACGCCGATCGGTCTCGGCCTCGGCAAGACGTCCGGCTGGGCGCACCGGGCCGTCCTGAAGCAGTCGGCCGTGCGGATGGTCAGCGGGGCGACGTACGACCTGATCGAGCCGCTCGAGACGGGCGAGCTCGCCGTGCACGTCACGGTCGCCACCGATCAGGGAAGCGAGCCGCAGACACTCACCGTCGACACGGTCGTGCTGTGCGCCGGACAGGAGTCCGTGCGCGACCTCTGGGACGAATTGGCGGAGGCAGGCGTGCCCGCGACGCTGATCGGCGGCGCCGACGTGGCGGCCGAGCTGGACGCCAAGCGGGCGATCAGGCAGGGCACCGAGGTCGCCGCCGCCCTCTGAGGCCTACTCGGCGGAGGCGGGAGCGCGCAGCTCCCGGATCAGTCGTTGGTAGGTCCGGAAGGAGTCCTTGGGCGTGCGGGTGAGGGTCGTGCGGTCGACATGGACGAGGCCGTACGGCGTGGTGAGGCCGTGCGCCCACTCCCAGGAGTCGAGCAGGCTCCAGGCGTAGTAGGCCTGGACGTCGACGCCCCGATGGACCGCCTCGGCGACAGCCTCGAGGTGCGCCTCGAGGTACTCCGAGCGCTCCTTGTCGTGGACGATGCCGTCGGCGTCGACCTCCTCGACCCACGAGGAGCCGGACTCGGTGATGACGATCGGCGGAAGCGCGGCCCGGAAGCGCGCCCGGAAGAGGACCAGCCATTCGCGCAGCGCGGTGGGGACGACCGACCAGCCTGAGGCGGTCCGGGTGCGGCCCAGGAGCGGGACGAAGCGGAAGGGCATGTCGGAGCCCTCGTCGCCGGCCGCGACACGGATGGGGCTGTAGTAGTTGACCCCGTAGAAGTCGAGCGGCTGCCGGATGGTCGCCATGTCCCCGGGCTCGACGACGTCGTCGAGGAGCGGCGCGAGGTCGGCGGGGTAGCGGCCGAGCAGGATCGGCTCGAGGAACATGCCGTTCCACAGCGCGTCGAAGAGCTTGGTCGCACCGACATCCGCCTCGTCGTCGCTGGCCGGCCACATCGGCGCGTGGTTGTTGGCACAGCCGACGCTGGTCGCACCGGCGTTGCGCAGCTCGATCGCCGCCCGGCCGTGGGCGAGCAACAGGTGGTGCGTGACGGGCA of Nocardioides sp. Kera G14 contains these proteins:
- a CDS encoding CaiB/BaiF CoA transferase family protein; this translates as MVARIELGQGTGPLKGVKVVEIAGIGPGPHACTILADLGADVIRIERPGGGGLGGGAHDLTNRGRPSVALDLKNPDAIETVLALVEQADILIEGNRPGVTERLGIGPDDCWARNPRLVYGRMTGWGQDGPLAQAAGHDVTYIATAGALFGLGQDPARPHFPTNLLGDYGGGSTYLVIGVLAALFEARISGQGQVVDAAIVDGTAHLQTMTYTLKAMGGLDPDHRATGMLNGGIPFYDLYETADGRHMAVGALEGKFFAELSAILRKEGIELPEQYEMERYDEMRSALTDGFRTKTMAEWASLFEGTDACVAPVVTAIEAADHPHMAARGTYVDVDGVLQPAPAPRFSRTVPTLTLPPAAQPGAHTREALAAWGVSNAEDLIASGAAVATGE
- a CDS encoding bifunctional proline dehydrogenase/L-glutamate gamma-semialdehyde dehydrogenase; translation: MSTPAPGTTPLLGPECTAEVEAQVRAWLAVAATKPVHPSAKRLAAVLKDPKGLEFTVGFVDRVVRPEDLGVAAAALRELVAITPRFLPWYQKLALRLGAMLSVVAPWFVIPVARRVLRKMVGHLLIDATDAHLGGQIERIKAHGVKLNINLLGEAVLGEAEANRRYEGTVKLLQRPDVDYVSIKVSSPVAPHSPWSYDHAVAHVTERLLPLYRYAAGESAQGRQKFINLDMEEYHDLDITIEVFQRILDREEMLGLEAGIVLQAYLPDAMAAMIRLQEWSAARVALGGAPIKVRLVKGANLPMERVQSSLYGWPLATWGSKQESDTSYKNVLNYALTPEHTANVRIGVAGHNLFDVAYAWILAGRRGVRDGIEFEMLLGMAEGQAEAVRETLQENGVGLLLYVPVVHPKDFDVAIAYLVRRLEEGASQDNFMSAVFDIHDDTELFRRERQRFLASLVDVDGFVPAPHRVQDRRQPVELEPMIGFENTPDTDPSLPGNREWGAEIIARIATSTLGEHLVREYAVDSVDRVEQIISEAAEASASWAAKSGADRAAVLRLAAIEFEKRRADLLEVAGSECGKTLDQGDPEISEAIDFLNYYADLAEGLDAVDGARAVPVKLTLVVPPWNFPIAIPTGGVAAALAAGSSVIIKPAPQAARCGSVLVEALWAAGVPKDVLHLVHMPENEVGRALVASPVVDRLILTGAFETAALFREFRPDLPLLAETSGKNSIIITPNADLDLAVKDLVQSAFGHAGQKCSAASLGILVGSVATSDRFRHQLVDAVTSLKVGLPSDATTQVGPIIEPASGKLKKALTALDEGESWLVEPRQLDEEGRLWSPGVKTGVRRGSEYHLTEYFGPVLGLIEAESLTEAIEIQNQTDFGLTAGLHSLERDELATWIDAVEAGNAYINRTTVGAVVRRQPFGGWKRSAVGAGTKAGGPNYLVGLTDWAPAPASRTAPVTGAAATLLAGATSFGLDGDGSLSRALGSDAVAWSEEFGQARDVSGLLAEKNVFRYLPVPVTVRFEGGTPAELVRVVAAGVLAGSTVTVSLGVDLPADIAALLTAAGATLVEQDAASWAATLIGGEAPRRVRLIGGSRKLFAEQSEGRVDIALYAQPVVEAGRVELLPFLHEQAVAVTAHRFGSPTHLAEDLF
- a CDS encoding TetR/AcrR family transcriptional regulator; protein product: MDGRSTRWEGHGEAQRERIVQAALALIEEGAEAPSLVEIGRRAGLARSAVYRHFADKGSLDAAVQRRIFRDLASDLLPQLTLEGEPSHAWRRAIETYVGWAADHPLLHRRAVLDPTNGPLQAGLDAIADQVAVGIVAWFRSLGAVVTEADAATADPLVHGLVGAIFAAVRRWVDQGAQVPDRAHMIDLLVEATSAMIDVRLRSYGLTLEGSEQAR
- a CDS encoding GH1 family beta-glucosidase, translating into MPPPQLPTGFAFGAATAALQVEGALAEDGRGPSIWESFAARPLVIADASTPETGAGSYHRTTEDIALLRELGVDSYRFSLSWPRLLPQGRGRVNQAGFDHYDRLIDDLLEAGIDPMVTLYHFDLPQALEDDGGWRNRSTVEAMAEYAALAGEKYADRVKHWVPISEPNVIAMLGYGIGEHAPGRKLFFDVLPVTHHLLLAHGRAAIELRNAGATSVGCANNHAPMWPASDDEADVGATKLFDALWNGMFLEPILLGRYPADLAPLLDDVVEPGDMATIRQPLDFYGVNYYSPIRVAAGDEGSDMPFRFVPLLGRTRTASGWSVVPTALREWLVLFRARFRAALPPIVITESGSSWVEEVDADGIVHDKERSEYLEAHLEAVAEAVHRGVDVQAYYAWSLLDSWEWAHGLTTPYGLVHVDRTTLTRTPKDSFRTYQRLIRELRAPASAE
- a CDS encoding AurF N-oxygenase family protein — protein: MSTTTYEPQGRQAYDATLQRLSEASVEVHFQAFKDIDWDNPEFAVDPNDERWILPAVDPLGGHPWYRSLPKERQVQIGRHRLVAMTKTGTQFEQLLLLGGTQFLMGLENGNPEFRYFMHELTEETHHIQMFQEFTNRACPEVSGAPQWLMTTIPLIGMLGSWWPTLFFQIILAGEEPIDHLQKDVLRAGGTHPLLNRLMAIHAAEEARHIGFAHAWLEHHTPSMNIVNKMALGLMVPLVLRLGFGAIVIPSKADQKMMGIPDEVMREVFGRRNADMNKVRRDVCADVRMLCEQVGVLNAVTRPVWKLWGVDGRAARFRSEPASARD
- a CDS encoding LysR family transcriptional regulator, yielding MLDVRRLRLLRELSIHGTLAEVAEVLHQSPSSVSQQLALLEREAGVELLRKSGRRVELTPAAELLVDHAGQILTLLEQAEAAVAALADEVSGTVQIAAFQSAALAFMPQLLTRLATEHPRLRVTMSQRLPEEALLEARSNEVDLVIAQQYPHHPAPLHAELDRAPLTTDRLRLAVPPHGSRWEAIDTLADAAGVPWVMEPRGAASRQWTEHLCREAGFEPDVRFETDDLEAHIALVETGNAVVVLPDLMSVRRPPAVRWVDLPGDPRREVFTSTRAAIAGAPPIVACRQALAEIVPAELPSLL
- a CDS encoding NADPH-dependent 2,4-dienoyl-CoA reductase, with product MTSPYPHLLAPLTLGSGSDGVTLRNRVVMGSMHTGLEDRRLDLPKLAAYFRERAAGQTGLIITGGYAPNKRGWLKPFASEMTSRLQAMRHRQITGEVHEEGGAIALQVLHAGRYGYSPFSVSASATKSPITPFRPSALSTKGVDHTATHFATSVALAKKAGYDAVEIMGSEGYLINQFLAERTNERTDRWGGSAYNRMQFPLEIVRRARDLVGEGYPIIYRISLIDLVENGQTWDETIDLAHALEEAGVTVFNTGIGWHEARVPTILTQVPRAAWTDLTSRLRTEVSVPVCASNRINTPELAEEVLASGGADLVSMARPLLADPAFAQKAAQGRADEINTCIACNQACLDHVFSNRKASCLVNPRAAHETVLVLSPVRTQRTVAVVGAGPAGLAAAVSAAERGLKVTLFERSEHLGGQFRYAMEVPGKEDFRETLRYYTRRLEVLGVSVQLTTSPTVAELTRFDDVIVATGVTPRIPGIKGEDSPGVVTYADVLAGRVTPGRRVAVIGAGGIGVDISVALTHEPESLEEWKAHWGVADPETHRGGLGERTPREPARQVTLLQRKTTPIGLGLGKTSGWAHRAVLKQSAVRMVSGATYDLIEPLETGELAVHVTVATDQGSEPQTLTVDTVVLCAGQESVRDLWDELAEAGVPATLIGGADVAAELDAKRAIRQGTEVAAAL
- a CDS encoding flavin-containing monooxygenase, with protein sequence MSQTTPDVDVLIVGAGLSGIDAAAAVLRDHPGKTVAILERRDSLGGTWDLFKYPGIRSDSDMFTFAFRWRPWESDKTLADGPLIKEYLATVAAETGVDRLIRYGHQVLDAAWDSTTELWTVTAKVDGANTTITSRFLWACSGYYDYDQGFQPQFPGREDFEGEFIHPQFWPEELDYTGKKVVIIGSGATAVTLVPAMANSGAESVTMLQRTPSYIVSRPGNDVAATALKSLPIPFKALLPFKHLRAKTAYEAIRWENLGLSLGLYLFAQRAPKVAKKLIRDNQIAQLTARKGGPGFTKEEATEFVDHHLTPPYNPWDQRLCAVPDGDLWKAIREGRATIVTDHIKTLTAKGIELESGETLEADVIVSATGLNIKLFGGAKLTVDGEEVDPSETTAYLGAMLTHIPNFALTIGYINASWTLKADLVSEWVSGLLGDMEKHGHTVVRVAEPEVKGARPLMDMKSGYLLRGAPSMPRQGDHGPYEAKQNYFIDMRRLQPGDYHEDGKLVFG